In Leclercia pneumoniae, the genomic window CAGAACGTCAATCTGATCGTTCTGTTTGGACTGGTCATTCTGGGAGTCATTCATCAGCAGCTGAACGTCTGGCGCTGCTTTAGCATCTTTCTCGATAGCTTTACGCACAACGGACATGAAGTTGTCGTCGTATTTATAAATAGTTACACCGATACGGGTATCAGCAGCGTGCGCTGCGGCACCGAAAAGCATGCTTGCCATTACAGCAGACAGGGTCAACACCTTCTTATTCATGGTATCTCCGGTTTTTTTTATGCAGGGTAGTTCGTGTGAATAACGGTCGGCGGGCAGTATGTTAAAAAAACGTTACTGACTACCGAAGCTCACTTATAAAATTTCTATCTTCCTTGGTCGGTAACGCTCCAGAATGCGTTTTTTTCGTTGTTTGCGGAACGTTTGCTATGGTGAAAATGAATAATCACCGTTACATAGCGTTTCAGCCCCTAAAACGCTGACATCATAGCCAGCGCCTTGTTAAGATACTGTGAATTTACTCACAGATTGAAAGCGGTTACATCACTGCAGATAATTAGTTAGTGATCGGCGCCACAATTTGCCGAATGGCTACGGAATGGCGACGCACCAGCGTTGGCATAAAACAGTGCGTCGCATCAGGATCAAGTTGCCCCGCCGCGCCCAGTAATGCCAGCTCTGTCGCCAGTTTCGCCATAGAAGCAATGGGATAACGGACGGTAGTGAGCTGCGGATCGGTGTAACGGGCAATGGGAATATCATCGAAGCCAATCAAGGAGAGATGCTGTGGCACCGCAATGCCATTATCTTTCAGCGCCGTCAGGGCGCCAGCAGCCATACTGTCGTTGTAGGCAAAAACTGCCGTTAATTGCAGGTTTCGGCCCAGCAACTCAACCATTGCCGTCTCCCCACCCTGCATATCAGGCTCTCCGGTTCCCACCCAGCTATCAGAGGGCGTTATCCCCTGCTCTTTCAGCGCATTTTGCCAGCCTTCGTAACGCATCACGTCATCTTCAATGTGGTGGCTGGAGGCCAGATAGCCGATGCGCTGATGACCATGATTGAGCAGCATCCGGGTAGCCATCATCGCCCCGCTGACGTTATCCAGCCCCACACAACGATGGGCGTAGCCCGGTACAATCCGGTTAATAAGCACCATGCCCGGGATCTGATCCATAAAGCTGGCCAGTTCGTCGTCCGCAAGGGCTTTTGAGTGCACAATCAGGGCGTTACAGCGCTGACGTATCAGCACCTCAATGGCGTTACGCTCTTTCTCTGCCTCGTGATAGCTGTTACCAATCAGCACATACTTCTGATGCTGCTGCGCCACCACATCCACGGCTTTAACCAGCGCACCGAAAAAGGCATCCGACACATCCATCACCACCACGCCGATGGTATCACTGACCTGGGTGGCCAGCGCCTGGGCATTCGCGTTCGGGCGATAGCCAAGCTCGGCCACCGCTTTCAACACGGCTTCCCGTGTATCAGGGCTGACCAGCGCGCTGTTGTTTAAAACGCGGGAAACGGTGGCAACAGAAACGCCCGCGATGCGGGCCACGTCACGAATGGTGATCATATTCACCATCCTTAAAGAGATTGCAGCAACTCACAGACACCCCCTGTGTTTAGCAAGGTGTCTATTCTGGCAGCGCAAGCGCGGGGACTACGTGAAGAAGCTCACACAGATGAAAACGGTTACATCCATTTTGTTAATGATTGTGATCCAGATCGTTATCTGGATGTATCGTTCAATGAAACACCGGCAGCCCTGGCGGTCAGTTGGCGCCACAGCCATTCAACCGGACCCTGGCGGAACCGGCGCAGCCAGTAAACTGAAAAGAGAATGTTTGCGGCCCATACCGGGAGTACGAATGCCAGCAGTTGCAGGCGGTCGAACTTCATAAACAGGCCCAACCGGTAGAAGAGTGTCGTACAAATCAGGGTTTGCAAAAGATAGTTGCTTAGCGCCATGCGCCCCACGCAGGCGATGGCGGTGACCAGGCGAAAACGGCATAGCTGCGGCCAGTAACCATACAGTAACGCCGCGTATCCCACCGTCTGGAACGGCGCACTCAGTTCGCGCGGGGCCTGCAGGAGAAAGGCACACCAGCGATAGTCCCACCCCAACTGCCACTGGGTAATGACCGCCGGCAGATTGATGGCGATACCGGTCAGCACCAGCCACAGGCCAGTACGACGATAGTGCTTCAGGCTAAATTCACCCTTCAGCCAGCCGCTGCGCATCAGCGCGGCGCCCATTAACATCATCCCCGCCAGTTGCCATCCGTACTGTGCCCCGAGCGCCAGCAAACTATCGCCCAGCATATCAAGGCGGTTCGTTATGGCTTCACTGCCTCCGGCAAGCTTCCATAACTGTTCATACTGTAAGTTTGCCGCATCCGGAACCCAGGAGCGGTTGGTGGAATCACCCGAGATTAACCCCAGCAATACCAACACCCCGATCCCCATGGCATACAGCACTACGCCGGTCATAAAGAGATTTTTCACGCCGTGGGCGTCGCGGATCATGCGCCAGCAAATTAACCCCACCAGCCCATACGCCAGCAGAATATCGCCATCCCAGAAAAAGAGACCGTGCAGAAAACCGAGCAACACCAACAGCGTCAGCCGCGACTGGATCCAGCGTTTACCGCGTTTCAGTAACAGCTGTAGTCCGGCGCCGAACAGCAGAGCAAATAAGGTCAGGAATTTAACCTGAGCGAAGAGATCCAGCACCGCCCAGGTCCAGGCGTCGCGGCGAGTGATCTCGCCATACCAGGCAGGATTGAGATAAGCGGCCTTCGGCAGACCGAAGGCGCTTATATTCAAAAGCAGGATACCGAGGATGGCAACGCCACGTACAAAATCCAGCGTGACATTCCGCTCCATATACCCTGCCCTGACGATCAGTTGTGGTGACGAACGGCGCGCAGGAACTCCTGGCGGGTGTTCTGGCTGGATTTGAAAAGACCGCCCAGCGATGTGGTGGTGGTGGCGCTGGTGGCATCGCGAATACCGCGCGCTTTTACGCAGTAATGCACGGCATCAATGGAAACGGCCACGTTATTCGTACCCAGCAGCGTCTGCAGCGCGGTAAGGATCTGCTGCGTTAAACGCTCCTGAACCTGCGGACGCTGAGCAAAGAACTGCACGATACGGTTGATCTTGGACAGACCGATTACCGCATCTTTCGGAATGTAGGCCACCGTTGCTTTACCGTCGATAGTCACGAAATGGTGCTCGCAGGTGCTGGTGAGCGTGATATCACGCACGGTGACCATCTCATCTACCTTCATTTTGTTTTCAATGACGGTGATTTTCGGGAAGTTGGCGTAATCCAGCCCGGAGAAGATCTCATCCACATACATTTTCGCAATGCGGCGCGGGGTCTCCATCAGACTG contains:
- the galS gene encoding HTH-type transcriptional regulator GalS translates to MITIRDVARIAGVSVATVSRVLNNSALVSPDTREAVLKAVAELGYRPNANAQALATQVSDTIGVVVMDVSDAFFGALVKAVDVVAQQHQKYVLIGNSYHEAEKERNAIEVLIRQRCNALIVHSKALADDELASFMDQIPGMVLINRIVPGYAHRCVGLDNVSGAMMATRMLLNHGHQRIGYLASSHHIEDDVMRYEGWQNALKEQGITPSDSWVGTGEPDMQGGETAMVELLGRNLQLTAVFAYNDSMAAGALTALKDNGIAVPQHLSLIGFDDIPIARYTDPQLTTVRYPIASMAKLATELALLGAAGQLDPDATHCFMPTLVRRHSVAIRQIVAPITN
- the yeiB gene encoding DUF418 domain-containing protein YeiB; amino-acid sequence: MERNVTLDFVRGVAILGILLLNISAFGLPKAAYLNPAWYGEITRRDAWTWAVLDLFAQVKFLTLFALLFGAGLQLLLKRGKRWIQSRLTLLVLLGFLHGLFFWDGDILLAYGLVGLICWRMIRDAHGVKNLFMTGVVLYAMGIGVLVLLGLISGDSTNRSWVPDAANLQYEQLWKLAGGSEAITNRLDMLGDSLLALGAQYGWQLAGMMLMGAALMRSGWLKGEFSLKHYRRTGLWLVLTGIAINLPAVITQWQLGWDYRWCAFLLQAPRELSAPFQTVGYAALLYGYWPQLCRFRLVTAIACVGRMALSNYLLQTLICTTLFYRLGLFMKFDRLQLLAFVLPVWAANILFSVYWLRRFRQGPVEWLWRQLTARAAGVSLNDTSR
- the folE gene encoding GTP cyclohydrolase I FolE yields the protein MPSLSKEAALVHEALVARGLETPLRPPVQEMDNETRKRLISGHMTEIMQLLNLDLSDDSLMETPRRIAKMYVDEIFSGLDYANFPKITVIENKMKVDEMVTVRDITLTSTCEHHFVTIDGKATVAYIPKDAVIGLSKINRIVQFFAQRPQVQERLTQQILTALQTLLGTNNVAVSIDAVHYCVKARGIRDATSATTTTSLGGLFKSSQNTRQEFLRAVRHHN